A single window of Candidatus Flexicrinis affinis DNA harbors:
- a CDS encoding winged helix-turn-helix transcriptional regulator — translation MYSRIRIGTRIVAIPNISELNLLHDRICQALGDPRRIQIMYALAESRRHVSAIAEALDMPQSTVSRHLALLRQRGLVTADREGPAVYYDLADPRMIDVLDTMRQILRDSFERLSSPLSDEL, via the coding sequence ATGTATTCACGTATCCGAATAGGTACCCGCATTGTGGCGATCCCCAACATCAGCGAACTGAACCTGCTGCACGACCGCATCTGCCAAGCTCTCGGCGATCCCCGGCGCATTCAGATCATGTATGCGCTCGCCGAGTCGCGCCGGCACGTCTCCGCTATTGCTGAGGCACTCGACATGCCTCAGTCCACAGTGTCGCGGCATCTGGCCCTACTGCGTCAGCGTGGACTGGTCACCGCCGATCGCGAGGGTCCCGCAGTCTACTACGACCTCGCCGACCCCCGCATGATCGACGTTTTGGACACCATGCGTCAGATCCTGCGCGACTCGTTTGAACGGTTGTCCAGCCCGTTGTCAGATGAATTGTGA
- the nrfH gene encoding cytochrome c nitrite reductase small subunit has translation MAKPFFRRPTFLFVLAGLLCIVVGMGLFTFVYAKGYSYLSDDPAACNNCHVMRDQYDAWRHSVHSRVAGCNDCHTPHDSVVSKYLVKAINGWNHSVAFTFQTYGEVLHIRDFNADVVQGNCLYCHENVVSAIAPHHDDAPDCVSCHAGIGHRTRK, from the coding sequence ATGGCTAAACCGTTCTTTCGCCGGCCTACATTCTTGTTTGTGTTGGCAGGCCTGCTCTGTATCGTCGTGGGCATGGGGCTGTTCACCTTCGTATATGCGAAGGGCTACTCCTACCTGTCCGACGACCCGGCTGCGTGCAACAACTGTCACGTCATGCGTGACCAGTACGACGCGTGGCGGCACTCCGTCCACTCGCGTGTCGCAGGCTGCAACGACTGTCACACGCCGCATGACTCTGTCGTCAGCAAGTACCTCGTGAAGGCCATTAACGGCTGGAATCACAGCGTGGCGTTTACGTTCCAAACCTACGGCGAGGTGCTGCACATCCGCGATTTCAACGCGGATGTGGTGCAGGGCAACTGTCTCTATTGTCACGAGAACGTCGTGAGCGCCATTGCGCCGCATCACGACGACGCGCCGGACTGCGTGAGCTGTCACGCAGGAATCGGCCATCGGACGCGGAAATAA
- a CDS encoding ammonia-forming cytochrome c nitrite reductase subunit c552: MRKIIYGVLLLGLILVGVGIGALLASVATRQTEAAQYPLQVVEISEDEIDPSVWGLNFPMHYDRFSMTSINYGETPYGGAEPYSKLERYPAMIRLWAGYAFSRDHNEERGHFYAQIDQENTERVKIVSQPGACINCHAGETPQLIASMGWEQFNATPYNDLVDQLHTGSTCADCHDPETMALRLTRPGLINALEQQGRDWTEASRQEMRSLVCAQCHVEYYFAGDNKVLTFPWSEGMNIDEIEAYYDDLGFRDWVHAETGAPMIKIQHPETELYSTGLHASSDVACADCHMPYIRTGGIKISDHWLRSPLTNVSAACQTCHNLPEEQLEARITTIQDRTAELLRSSEEALLEAIDTIVAAKEAGATDEDLAEAYQFHRASQMRWDFISSENSTGFHSPQEAARVLANSIDLAHRAKFSAATVLNTLSGQNVNFTP, encoded by the coding sequence ATGAGGAAAATCATTTACGGTGTACTGCTGCTTGGTTTGATCTTGGTTGGGGTTGGGATCGGCGCGCTGCTGGCGAGTGTGGCGACACGGCAAACCGAAGCCGCCCAGTACCCGCTGCAAGTCGTTGAAATCAGCGAAGACGAGATTGATCCGTCGGTGTGGGGGCTCAACTTCCCCATGCACTACGACCGGTTCTCGATGACGTCGATCAACTACGGGGAGACTCCGTACGGCGGCGCCGAGCCGTACAGCAAGCTTGAGCGCTACCCGGCAATGATCCGGTTGTGGGCCGGCTACGCGTTCAGCAGAGACCACAACGAAGAGCGTGGGCACTTCTATGCGCAAATCGACCAAGAAAACACGGAGCGCGTCAAGATCGTCAGCCAACCCGGCGCGTGCATCAACTGCCATGCCGGCGAGACGCCACAGTTGATCGCGTCGATGGGCTGGGAGCAGTTCAACGCCACACCGTATAACGACTTGGTCGATCAACTGCATACCGGGTCCACCTGCGCCGACTGCCACGATCCCGAAACGATGGCGCTCCGGCTCACCCGGCCCGGACTGATCAATGCGTTGGAACAGCAGGGTAGAGACTGGACCGAGGCCAGCCGTCAGGAAATGCGGTCGCTGGTGTGCGCGCAGTGCCATGTCGAATACTATTTCGCGGGCGACAACAAAGTGTTGACCTTCCCGTGGTCGGAGGGTATGAACATCGATGAAATCGAGGCGTACTATGACGACCTCGGCTTCCGCGATTGGGTACACGCCGAGACAGGCGCGCCGATGATCAAGATTCAGCACCCGGAGACCGAACTGTACAGCACCGGGCTCCATGCCAGCTCAGACGTGGCGTGCGCGGACTGCCACATGCCGTACATCCGCACCGGCGGCATCAAAATCAGCGACCATTGGCTGCGCAGCCCGCTGACCAATGTGAGCGCCGCGTGCCAGACATGCCACAACCTGCCGGAAGAGCAGCTTGAAGCGCGCATCACGACGATTCAGGACCGCACCGCCGAACTGCTGCGCTCCAGCGAAGAGGCGCTGCTTGAAGCCATTGACACGATCGTCGCCGCGAAGGAAGCCGGCGCGACCGACGAAGACTTGGCAGAAGCGTACCAGTTCCACCGCGCGTCGCAGATGCGCTGGGACTTCATCTCGTCGGAAAACAGCACAGGCTTCCACAGCCCGCAAGAGGCGGCTCGCGTTCTTGCGAACTCCATCGACCTTGCGCATCGGGCCAAGTTCAGCGCGGCGACGGTGCTCAACACGCTGAGCGGGCAGAACGTCAACTTCACGCCGTAA
- a CDS encoding DinB family protein, translated as MTADQHVREQLTNLLMLRQAHMTFEDAIDGFPATAHNMRPAGVNYSFWHLLEHLRICQWDILDYIRNPDYKELKFPDDLWPARDAEAREADWNRTVEQFLSDRDELARIVNDPATDLYAQIPHGYPGHTILREILVVADHNAYHIGELGILRQVAGLW; from the coding sequence ATGACTGCCGATCAGCACGTTCGCGAACAACTGACCAACTTGCTCATGCTCCGCCAAGCGCACATGACGTTCGAGGATGCAATCGACGGCTTTCCGGCGACTGCCCACAACATGCGACCGGCGGGTGTGAATTACAGCTTCTGGCACCTGCTCGAGCACCTGCGAATCTGCCAGTGGGACATTCTCGACTACATCCGTAACCCGGACTACAAGGAATTGAAGTTCCCCGACGATCTGTGGCCGGCGCGCGACGCCGAAGCCCGCGAGGCTGACTGGAACCGCACGGTTGAGCAGTTCCTCTCCGACCGCGACGAACTGGCGCGGATCGTGAACGACCCGGCGACAGACCTGTACGCGCAAATTCCGCACGGATACCCGGGACACACGATACTGCGCGAGATCCTCGTCGTGGCCGATCACAACGCGTATCACATCGGTGAACTGGGCATTCTGCGCCAAGTGGCAGGGTTGTGGTAG
- a CDS encoding YwiC-like family protein, which translates to MSAESVRNPASRVVIRSVALPAEHGGWGFLIEPIVLGLLVAPTFAGFLLGVAAIAVFLVHQPLKVAIKDRRKGVRPPRAVWAERFSAGYGLVAVGAFAATLALAPSADFLIPLALAMPLAVVQLLYDARNQSRRLVPELSGACALATTSTAIALLGGWGLLPALVLWLIASLRAVVSILYVRARLNLEHRKRQTPWVAWAAHGAALVVMVALAVASRGPWLGVAAFGILLARAAIGLSSYRTPRPAKIIGLMEMGYGLLTAVLTGVGFRFGV; encoded by the coding sequence ATGAGTGCCGAGTCTGTGCGCAACCCTGCCAGCCGCGTGGTTATCCGGTCGGTCGCACTGCCTGCCGAGCACGGCGGGTGGGGCTTCTTGATCGAACCGATCGTGCTCGGTCTACTGGTCGCGCCGACGTTTGCCGGCTTCCTGCTCGGTGTTGCCGCCATCGCCGTGTTCCTCGTGCATCAGCCGCTAAAGGTGGCAATCAAGGATCGACGCAAAGGCGTGCGGCCCCCGCGCGCAGTGTGGGCTGAACGGTTCTCTGCCGGTTACGGATTGGTGGCTGTCGGGGCCTTCGCGGCGACGCTGGCCCTGGCTCCATCGGCTGATTTCCTCATACCGCTCGCGCTGGCGATGCCGCTTGCCGTCGTGCAACTTTTGTATGACGCGCGCAATCAGAGCCGCCGTCTTGTGCCGGAACTGAGTGGTGCCTGCGCGTTGGCGACGACTTCGACGGCGATTGCCCTGCTTGGCGGTTGGGGTCTCCTGCCGGCGCTGGTCTTGTGGTTGATCGCATCGCTGCGGGCTGTCGTATCTATCCTGTACGTGCGTGCGCGTCTCAACCTCGAGCACAGGAAACGGCAAACGCCGTGGGTCGCGTGGGCGGCGCACGGCGCAGCGCTGGTCGTCATGGTTGCCTTGGCCGTCGCAAGCAGAGGGCCGTGGCTGGGTGTCGCCGCGTTTGGGATCCTGCTGGCGCGAGCGGCGATCGGGCTGTCTTCGTATCGTACGCCGCGTCCGGCCAAGATCATCGGACTTATGGAGATGGGCTACGGCCTTCTGACCGCAGTTCTGACCGGTGTGGGCTTCCGTTTTGGCGTATGA
- a CDS encoding VOC family protein, with protein sequence MRIAYCSIPITDYDAALAFYQDKLGFVVKHDIPLGPGVRWLTLTARGDVNGVELLLEPNGEYPAMKALKESLMRDGIPFTAFQVDDINTEYERLRGLGVEFTMEPTNMGQSTLAVMNDTCGNLIQLFEFTGG encoded by the coding sequence ATGAGAATCGCGTATTGCAGCATCCCAATCACCGACTATGACGCCGCGCTCGCGTTCTACCAAGACAAGCTGGGGTTCGTCGTTAAGCATGACATCCCGCTTGGCCCCGGCGTGCGCTGGCTGACCCTCACCGCGCGCGGCGACGTGAACGGCGTCGAACTCCTGCTTGAGCCGAACGGCGAGTATCCGGCCATGAAGGCGCTCAAGGAGTCGTTGATGCGGGATGGTATCCCCTTCACGGCGTTTCAAGTGGACGACATCAACACAGAGTACGAACGACTGCGGGGTCTCGGCGTCGAGTTCACGATGGAGCCGACGAACATGGGACAGTCAACGCTTGCCGTAATGAACGACACATGCGGCAACCTGATCCAGCTCTTCGAGTTTACCGGCGGCTAG
- a CDS encoding helix-turn-helix transcriptional regulator: MELESVRDPSAPLDAIDRYIRCNIDQPLTRGVLADMAGYSVPHFHRVFIGTKGESAASYIRRLRLRRAGYKLRFGAIDIGEVALAAGYASHAAFGKAFKKQYGLSPSAFRQLDCWEATRLLREEQDS, encoded by the coding sequence ATGGAACTTGAGAGCGTACGCGACCCATCAGCACCGCTTGATGCAATCGACCGCTACATACGCTGCAACATCGATCAGCCGCTAACGCGGGGAGTGCTTGCAGATATGGCGGGTTACTCTGTGCCGCACTTCCACCGCGTATTTATCGGCACGAAGGGTGAGAGCGCGGCCAGCTATATCCGGCGTCTTCGTCTGCGCCGAGCGGGCTACAAGCTGCGTTTCGGCGCGATCGACATCGGTGAGGTTGCGCTTGCCGCCGGCTACGCGAGTCATGCCGCGTTCGGTAAGGCGTTCAAAAAGCAGTACGGTCTCAGTCCCAGTGCGTTCCGGCAGCTTGACTGCTGGGAGGCGACTCGTCTACTGAGAGAGGAACAGGATTCATGA